The following DNA comes from Mycolicibacterium aromaticivorans JS19b1 = JCM 16368.
CTCCCGAGTCGTGGACCCGCGTGCAGCGCGGTGCCCTGCTCGTGCCGCGGCAAGGACGTGTCGTGCTCGGATACTGTCCAGATCGCCGGGCAGTAGGGCATCTTGTCCGCCCACGCCCAGACGGCAATGTGCGCGTCCCACAACATGTTTCGTTGAATGCCTGTTGGGCCACGGCCGTAGTCGCGCAGCTTGGCGAATGCCGCGGGTCGCGCGGCGATCAGCGGGCGGATCGGGCCGGGTTTCCATGCCGTCGAGTTGTCCATCACCAGGCAGTCGCCAGGCGCCGCATGTCGGGTGATGACGTCGGCGACCTGGCTGTAGTCCATGCCCTCCTTGGCATACGGCCCGCGCTGGGCCAGGTAGTTCGGCGTCGCCGCGATCGCGAACACCACGAGCAAGGCGGTGATCCACGCACGGGACGAGCGTCCGATCGTGACAATGCACAGGCCGAGGATGAGCGCCATGGCGGGAGTGGTGAACGACAGGTAGCGCGGGTAGTAGACCGGGTTGCGCAGCATCGAATACCCAAGCACAGCCATAGTGGGTAGAAGGATCCACGCGAGCGCGACCACGACCAGTCGCCGCGGGCGCCACCCGGCCCGCCGCCACGAGATCAGGCCGGCGAGACCCAGCAGTCCGCAGAGCACCGCGACGGCTCGTGAACCGTCAAAGTATTGGTCTACCAAGATCATTCCGACGGTTCGAGCACTCAGCGGCGAAATCCACCCCACCTGGAACAGCTGGCCCTGGCTGAAGAACAGGAAAGGGCACGTCGCAGCGCCGGCTGCCGCCGCTGCCAGCACCCAGCCCCACCGCGCCCTCCTGGATTCGGCCATGGTCGTGACCATCACGGCGTGAGCCGGCAGCAGCAAAATCGCGAAGACATTCAACAGCGTCGCGCCGATCGCGAGAACCGCGTATCCGAGCCACCATCTCGGCCGGTCGCGGCGCAACGCGAGCACGCACAGCACCGTGAGCCAGACAGCGGCGACCACGGTCAGTGCATAGGAGCGGGCTTCCATGCCCGCCCACGTCACGCGCGGCAGCATCGCGAAAACCACGCCTGCCGTGACCGCGACTGTACGGGTCGACAGAAGGCGGCCCAGCACCACGACACCAGCGGCCGCCAAGCCCACGGCGACCGAACTGGACAACCGCGACCAGAATTCTGTCGCGGGGAACACCGCGAACCAACCGTGCATGAGCAGGTAGTAGAGGCCGTGAACGGCGTCGATGTTGCCGAGCATCCGCCACAAGTCGGGCAGCGGCCTGGTGGACGCCGAGATCGTGGCGGCTTCGTCGAACCACAGTGATGGACGCGCCGCTCCGGCGGCGCTGAGCGCAGCGGCGAACACCGCCACCCACGCGGCGTCCAGGGGCCGGGCGGGCGGGGCGCGCCGCTGCTCGTCGCCGAGGACCCGTTCGGTCCGGAGGGTGATACTCACATGGGTCGTCCTGTACCGCTGTCGATGGTGCGCCAAACGTTAACCCGCAGCCCACCCATCCTGTCCGGCGAACCAACCGTTGTGCCGGCAAAATTCGTTGGTTTTGAATTGCGTCTATTGGTGTGGCAGTGCCGACAATCGCGAATCGGATGCGATGTGGATTTGCAATTTCCGGTGCTGTCGTACGGCTCACGCAACTGTCGGGGACGCTATTTTCCCCGGTAGAGTGGCATTGCGCGGCGCGCCGGAATTGCCGCGTGACGTGAATCGCACCCTTGTGCGGTGCCAAAGCGATAGTGTTCCCGGTGGCGTTGAAATTGGAGACTGGAGGGTACGAATGGGCGGTTACAAGACCGTGGTCGTCGGCACGGACGGCTCGGATTCATCGCTGCGTGCAGTCGACCGGGCGGGTTACCTCGCCTCCGAACCTGGCTCCAAAGTCATCGTGGCGACCGCCTATTTCCCGGCCAATGAGGACACCCGCGCGGCAGACCTGCTGAAGGACGAGGGCTACAAGATGGCGGGCAATGCTCCCATCTACGCGATCCTGCGCGAGGCACGCGACCGTGCGAAGGCTGCAGGTGCGGCCGAAGTCGAAGAGCGCGCTGTTGTCGGCGCTCCGGTTGACGCGCTGGTGGAACTGGCCGAAGAGGTCAGCGCCGATCTGCTGATTGTCGGCAACGTCGGCTTGAGCACGATCGCCGGCCGCCTGCTGGGTTCGGTGCCGGCCAATGTGGCACGCCGGTCCAAGAGCGACGTGCTGATCGTTCACACCACTGGTTAGCCGGCCCGGTTGGGGGTAGGCGCAGACTGGTCTGATGACCTACTGCCGAACCCGCCTGTGGGTCGATGGCGTACTGAAGGCGGAAGACTTTCCGCTGCAGGAG
Coding sequences within:
- a CDS encoding glycosyltransferase family 39 protein, with product MSITLRTERVLGDEQRRAPPARPLDAAWVAVFAAALSAAGAARPSLWFDEAATISASTRPLPDLWRMLGNIDAVHGLYYLLMHGWFAVFPATEFWSRLSSSVAVGLAAAGVVVLGRLLSTRTVAVTAGVVFAMLPRVTWAGMEARSYALTVVAAVWLTVLCVLALRRDRPRWWLGYAVLAIGATLLNVFAILLLPAHAVMVTTMAESRRARWGWVLAAAAAGAATCPFLFFSQGQLFQVGWISPLSARTVGMILVDQYFDGSRAVAVLCGLLGLAGLISWRRAGWRPRRLVVVALAWILLPTMAVLGYSMLRNPVYYPRYLSFTTPAMALILGLCIVTIGRSSRAWITALLVVFAIAATPNYLAQRGPYAKEGMDYSQVADVITRHAAPGDCLVMDNSTAWKPGPIRPLIAARPAAFAKLRDYGRGPTGIQRNMLWDAHIAVWAWADKMPYCPAIWTVSEHDTSLPRHEQGTALHAGPRLGRAMAYQVPYRFGFRIVERWQFNFAQVTKSLR
- a CDS encoding universal stress protein — its product is MGGYKTVVVGTDGSDSSLRAVDRAGYLASEPGSKVIVATAYFPANEDTRAADLLKDEGYKMAGNAPIYAILREARDRAKAAGAAEVEERAVVGAPVDALVELAEEVSADLLIVGNVGLSTIAGRLLGSVPANVARRSKSDVLIVHTTG